The following are from one region of the Achromobacter xylosoxidans genome:
- a CDS encoding alcohol dehydrogenase catalytic domain-containing protein: MKALVYTAPGQLTYRDEPDPAPADGDALLRIEAVGICGSDMHAYHGHDPRRSPPLILGHEFVGTLVGGSRAGQRVTGNPLIHCGQCDFCVQGRNNLCRNRGMVGMTRPGAFAEFMAIPERCLIPVPQDMPAAAAALTEPAATALHGLALAQRALFRPLAEARALVVGGGAIGLLTALLLRSQGCRVSLAETNPLRRASAQRHAGCMAFDPREAAPEPGAYELVVDAVGGKLTRAAALAAVQPGGVMLHIGLQDWASEIDMRRLTLDEITLIGAYTYTSADLRATVEGLHRGAFGDLSWIEERELGAGARAFSDLDGGRAASAKIVLRTH; encoded by the coding sequence ATGAAAGCCCTTGTCTATACCGCGCCCGGCCAGCTGACTTACCGCGATGAACCCGACCCCGCGCCAGCGGACGGTGATGCGCTGCTGCGCATCGAGGCCGTGGGCATCTGCGGCTCGGACATGCACGCCTACCATGGACATGATCCGCGCCGCAGTCCGCCGCTGATCCTGGGCCACGAGTTCGTCGGCACGCTGGTGGGCGGCAGCCGCGCGGGCCAGCGGGTCACTGGCAATCCGCTGATCCACTGCGGCCAGTGCGATTTCTGCGTGCAGGGCCGCAACAATCTTTGCCGCAACCGCGGCATGGTGGGCATGACGCGTCCCGGCGCGTTCGCCGAGTTCATGGCCATACCGGAGCGTTGCCTGATACCCGTGCCGCAGGACATGCCGGCCGCCGCGGCCGCGCTGACCGAGCCCGCGGCCACGGCCTTGCACGGCTTGGCGCTGGCGCAGCGGGCGCTGTTCCGGCCGCTGGCCGAAGCCCGCGCGCTGGTCGTGGGCGGCGGCGCCATCGGCCTCCTGACGGCGCTGCTGCTGCGCAGCCAGGGCTGCCGCGTCAGCCTGGCAGAGACCAATCCGTTGCGGCGCGCCTCGGCGCAGCGGCATGCGGGCTGCATGGCCTTCGATCCGCGCGAGGCTGCGCCCGAACCGGGCGCGTACGAATTGGTGGTGGACGCGGTGGGCGGCAAGCTTACGCGCGCCGCGGCGCTGGCCGCGGTGCAGCCAGGCGGCGTCATGCTGCACATCGGCCTGCAGGACTGGGCCAGCGAGATCGACATGCGGCGCCTGACGCTGGACGAGATCACCCTCATTGGCGCCTATACGTACACCAGCGCCGACCTGCGCGCGACAGTAGAGGGGCTGCATCGCGGCGCTTTCGGCGACCTGTCCTGGATCGAGGAGCGTGAGCTGGGTGCGGGTGCGCGGGCTTTCTCCGACCTCGATGGCGGACGCGCGGCGTCGGCAAAGATCGTGCTGAGGACGCATTGA
- a CDS encoding ABC transporter permease, whose translation MESLSRAGPSRARALVSRRVLERWLMPALGIATLFGSWALLSGLGLVSPAFLPGPLTVLRSMAEHTHEPYAGSVLQMHLLASLEKFLISFSIAVLLGVPLGLFMGRFKALDWAVAPVFEAFRFIPPIAWVPFAIFWFGTGFLSPTLVIFAGAFAPCVLNAYRGARQIDRALIEAGQMLGAGRWTTLTEILLPAALAHIVAGIRVGAGFGWQSLIGAELIVGSTGLGYMIVQGGSNLEPAIVISGMITIGLIGAGIDYGMRALQRRVQRDWSR comes from the coding sequence ATGGAAAGCCTGAGCCGCGCCGGCCCGTCCCGCGCGCGCGCCCTCGTGTCGCGCCGCGTGCTGGAACGCTGGCTGATGCCGGCGCTGGGCATCGCCACCCTGTTCGGCAGTTGGGCATTGCTGTCCGGGCTGGGCCTGGTGTCCCCGGCCTTCCTGCCTGGACCGTTGACGGTGCTGCGCAGCATGGCCGAGCACACGCACGAACCTTATGCGGGCTCGGTGCTGCAGATGCATCTGCTGGCCAGCCTGGAGAAATTCCTGATCAGCTTCTCCATCGCGGTCCTGCTTGGTGTCCCGCTGGGCTTGTTCATGGGGCGTTTCAAGGCGCTGGATTGGGCGGTGGCGCCGGTGTTCGAAGCCTTCCGCTTCATTCCCCCGATCGCCTGGGTGCCGTTCGCGATCTTCTGGTTCGGCACCGGATTCCTGTCGCCCACGCTGGTGATATTCGCCGGCGCCTTCGCGCCCTGTGTACTGAACGCCTATCGCGGCGCCAGGCAGATCGACCGCGCCTTGATCGAGGCCGGCCAGATGCTGGGGGCGGGGCGCTGGACGACGCTGACGGAAATCCTGCTGCCGGCCGCATTGGCGCACATCGTCGCTGGCATCCGCGTCGGCGCGGGGTTCGGCTGGCAGTCCTTGATCGGCGCGGAACTGATCGTGGGTTCGACCGGGCTGGGCTACATGATCGTGCAGGGCGGCAGCAATCTGGAGCCCGCCATCGTGATCAGCGGAATGATCACCATCGGCCTGATAGGCGCAGGCATCGACTACGGCATGCGCGCCTTGCAGCGCAGGGTGCAGCGCGACTGGTCGCGCTGA
- a CDS encoding thiamine pyrophosphate-dependent enzyme: protein MKHINEGAAPAAKPSRLAALHTDTPWWRLTATAADAGAIAPREMVRMLEQLILIRRFEEKLLKLSVAGILHGPAHSSIGQDGAAVGAMSVLESADKINGTHRMHHQFLAKALNHATPADYSPLDSETLDSHREVVYRTYAEILGLTPGYCGGRGGSMHLRYPEAGIYGSNAIVGGNPSHAVGYAFADKLRGRDHVSVAFFGDGAMQSGAAYEAMNLAALYNAPTIFFVENNLYAVSTHVSEQTRETRLSARGLSLGVPAIEFDGMDVVAARLAMQEARAIIRRDGGPVLLEAQTYRYLHQSGALKGSAFRYRDKDEEEAWGARDPMSMFPAQLKSLGLIDDAGIARLERRADELIDGALGRLLEHYGDEAAQRIRPELWPDPASVDSGIRGNLGELAGQRAIELEEQTPASLADAKFQDVISRAMLLNMQRDDGIFILGEDVHRLKGGTAGATKDIGDHFPERLIGTPICENGFTGLALGAALNGMRPVVEIMYPDFALVAADQLFNQIAKVRHMFGGKFAVPVLVRSRVTAGTGYGSQHSMDASGLFAQYPGWRILAPSRPYDYIGLLNAALRCDDPVLMVEYNDLFKTVGKVPAEDWDYIVPIGRARVAREGARCTILTYGVMVEVCCQAAERTGIDAQVIDLRTLDPLGIDWDTIAAGVKRTQALMIVEQTTRGTSIGSRVASEAQSRLFDWLDHEIVHVTGANSSPVVSKVLERAALADAQAVEMALKSMDSRRGGAR, encoded by the coding sequence ATGAAGCACATCAATGAAGGCGCGGCGCCTGCCGCGAAACCCTCGCGGCTTGCCGCCCTGCACACCGACACGCCATGGTGGCGGCTTACCGCCACCGCCGCGGATGCGGGGGCCATCGCGCCGCGCGAGATGGTCCGCATGCTGGAGCAGTTGATACTGATCCGGCGCTTCGAAGAGAAGCTGCTGAAGCTGAGCGTGGCCGGCATCCTGCATGGTCCGGCGCATTCCAGCATCGGCCAGGACGGCGCCGCCGTGGGCGCCATGTCGGTGCTGGAGTCGGCCGACAAGATCAACGGCACCCACCGCATGCACCACCAGTTTCTTGCCAAGGCGCTGAACCACGCCACACCGGCGGACTATTCGCCGTTGGACTCGGAAACGCTGGATTCGCACCGCGAGGTGGTCTACCGGACTTATGCCGAGATCCTGGGCCTGACGCCGGGTTATTGCGGCGGCCGCGGCGGTTCCATGCATCTGCGCTATCCCGAGGCCGGCATCTATGGATCCAACGCCATCGTGGGCGGCAATCCGTCGCATGCGGTGGGTTACGCCTTTGCCGACAAGCTGCGCGGGCGCGATCATGTGTCGGTGGCCTTCTTCGGCGACGGCGCCATGCAGAGCGGGGCGGCTTACGAGGCCATGAACCTTGCGGCGCTCTACAACGCTCCCACCATTTTCTTCGTGGAAAACAACCTGTACGCCGTGTCCACCCACGTGTCGGAACAGACGCGCGAAACCCGCTTGTCGGCGCGCGGCCTGTCCCTGGGCGTGCCGGCGATCGAGTTCGACGGCATGGACGTGGTGGCTGCGCGCCTGGCCATGCAGGAAGCTCGGGCCATCATCCGCCGCGACGGCGGGCCGGTGCTGCTGGAAGCGCAGACCTACCGCTACCTGCACCAGTCGGGCGCGCTCAAGGGCAGCGCGTTCCGCTACCGCGACAAGGACGAGGAAGAGGCTTGGGGCGCGCGCGATCCCATGTCGATGTTTCCCGCGCAGCTGAAATCGCTGGGCCTGATCGACGATGCCGGCATCGCCCGCCTGGAGCGCCGCGCGGACGAATTGATAGACGGCGCGCTGGGGCGGCTGCTGGAGCATTACGGCGACGAGGCGGCGCAACGCATCCGGCCGGAACTGTGGCCGGACCCGGCCAGCGTGGACAGCGGTATCCGCGGCAACCTGGGCGAACTCGCGGGCCAACGCGCCATCGAGCTGGAGGAGCAGACGCCAGCGAGCCTGGCGGACGCCAAGTTCCAGGACGTGATTTCGCGCGCCATGCTGCTGAACATGCAGCGCGACGACGGCATCTTCATCCTGGGCGAGGATGTGCATCGCCTGAAAGGCGGCACGGCCGGCGCTACCAAGGACATAGGCGATCACTTTCCGGAACGCCTCATCGGCACGCCCATCTGCGAGAACGGTTTCACTGGCCTGGCCTTGGGCGCGGCGTTGAACGGCATGCGGCCCGTGGTGGAGATCATGTATCCCGACTTCGCGCTGGTGGCCGCGGACCAGCTGTTCAACCAGATCGCCAAGGTGCGCCACATGTTCGGCGGCAAGTTCGCGGTGCCGGTGCTGGTGCGCAGCCGGGTCACGGCGGGCACCGGCTATGGCTCGCAGCATTCCATGGACGCCAGCGGCCTGTTTGCCCAGTATCCAGGGTGGCGGATCCTGGCGCCATCGCGTCCCTATGACTATATCGGCCTGCTCAACGCCGCGCTGCGCTGCGACGATCCGGTCCTGATGGTGGAATACAACGACCTGTTCAAGACGGTAGGCAAGGTGCCCGCCGAGGACTGGGACTACATCGTGCCGATCGGCCGGGCCCGGGTCGCGCGCGAGGGCGCACGCTGCACCATCCTGACCTACGGCGTCATGGTCGAGGTCTGCTGCCAGGCGGCGGAACGTACGGGCATCGACGCCCAGGTGATAGACCTGCGCACGCTGGATCCGCTGGGCATCGATTGGGACACCATCGCGGCCGGCGTCAAGCGCACGCAGGCGCTGATGATCGTGGAGCAGACTACCCGCGGCACCTCGATCGGCTCGCGGGTGGCGAGCGAGGCGCAGTCAAGGCTGTTCGACTGGTTGGACCACGAGATCGTGCACGTTACGGGCGCCAATTCCTCGCCCGTGGTCTCCAAGGTGCTGGAGCGCGCCGCATTGGCGGACGCGCAGGCCGTGGAGATGGCCCTGAAATCCATGGACAGCCGCCGCGGCGGCGCCCGCTGA
- a CDS encoding ABC transporter permease: MARHPLSPPAVGGVPAALALLDRSAAMTVARPPAPPPAPVRRRLSLRWLVSGASVTALFLAWYLATGPLELLSPVQLPSPADAWDALLEIAGEGYADGTLLQHIAASSGLVLYGFAAAALTGVPLGILMGQNRLVEAYVNPVFQIVRPIAPIAWIPLTILWFGLGTSAKVFVIWLAAFAPTVINTYTGVRNIDDTLLQAARVNGAAGRLMLLEVIVPGALPAIFTGLRTSLQACWMVLVAAELVGSFVGLGHVLIIATRDLNSGMIVVAMAAVASMGMLMSALLAQVERKVMPWKA, translated from the coding sequence ATGGCCCGCCATCCTCTTTCCCCGCCCGCCGTCGGCGGCGTTCCGGCCGCCCTGGCCCTGCTCGACCGGAGCGCCGCCATGACCGTCGCCAGGCCACCCGCCCCTCCGCCCGCGCCGGTGCGCCGGCGCCTGTCCCTGCGCTGGCTGGTCAGCGGCGCGTCGGTCACGGCGCTGTTCCTGGCCTGGTACCTGGCCACGGGGCCGTTGGAGTTGTTGAGCCCGGTACAGCTGCCGTCGCCCGCCGACGCCTGGGACGCCCTGCTGGAGATCGCTGGGGAAGGCTATGCCGACGGTACGTTGTTGCAGCACATCGCGGCCAGCTCCGGACTGGTGCTGTACGGGTTTGCAGCGGCGGCGTTGACGGGGGTGCCGCTGGGCATCCTGATGGGGCAGAACCGGCTGGTCGAGGCCTACGTCAATCCGGTGTTCCAGATTGTCCGGCCGATCGCGCCCATCGCCTGGATTCCGCTGACCATCCTGTGGTTCGGGCTGGGCACCAGCGCCAAGGTCTTCGTCATCTGGCTGGCAGCCTTCGCGCCGACCGTGATCAATACCTACACCGGCGTGCGCAACATCGACGACACGCTGCTCCAGGCGGCGCGCGTCAATGGCGCGGCGGGCCGCCTGATGCTGCTGGAAGTCATTGTTCCAGGCGCGCTGCCCGCCATCTTCACGGGCCTGAGGACCTCGCTGCAGGCCTGCTGGATGGTGCTGGTGGCGGCCGAGCTGGTTGGCTCTTTCGTCGGCCTGGGCCATGTGCTGATCATCGCCACCCGCGACCTGAACTCGGGAATGATCGTGGTGGCCATGGCCGCCGTGGCCAGCATGGGCATGCTGATGTCGGCCCTGCTGGCGCAGGTCGAACGCAAGGTGATGCCATGGAAAGCCTGA
- a CDS encoding ABC transporter ATP-binding protein, translating into MSQITFERVQRTFSRGGESFLALDDVSFEVGEREFVSIVGPSGCGKTTLMRMAAGLEFPSAGSVRVGGKEVEEPGPDRAVVFQQFALFPWKTVTENIGFGLKCKGASREARARTVARYIELMGLAGYEQAYPHQLSGGMQQRVAIARSYALDPDVLLMDEPFGALDAQTRVVMQEELVKLSRLNPRTVLFITHSVEEAVYLSDRVVVLTGRPGQIKEIINVADVRKREDWDSMERIEDVMDMEAFVHLRTHIWKLLRAQETEPLDAALAAAH; encoded by the coding sequence ATGAGTCAGATTACTTTCGAACGGGTGCAGCGCACGTTCAGCCGGGGTGGGGAAAGCTTCCTGGCCCTGGATGACGTGAGTTTCGAGGTGGGCGAGAGGGAGTTCGTTTCGATCGTCGGGCCGTCCGGCTGCGGCAAGACCACGCTGATGCGCATGGCGGCCGGCCTGGAGTTTCCCTCGGCCGGCAGCGTGCGGGTGGGTGGCAAGGAAGTCGAGGAACCGGGACCGGACCGCGCCGTCGTGTTCCAGCAGTTTGCACTGTTTCCCTGGAAGACCGTGACCGAGAACATTGGCTTCGGCTTGAAGTGCAAGGGCGCCTCGCGCGAGGCGCGGGCGCGGACCGTGGCGCGCTACATCGAACTGATGGGCCTGGCGGGCTACGAGCAGGCCTATCCGCACCAGCTGTCCGGCGGGATGCAGCAGCGCGTGGCCATCGCCCGCAGCTACGCGCTGGATCCCGACGTGCTGCTGATGGACGAGCCCTTCGGTGCGCTGGACGCCCAGACCCGCGTGGTGATGCAGGAAGAACTGGTCAAGCTGTCCCGCCTCAATCCGCGCACCGTGCTGTTCATTACCCACAGCGTGGAAGAAGCGGTGTATCTGTCCGACCGCGTGGTGGTGCTGACCGGCCGCCCGGGACAGATCAAGGAAATCATCAACGTGGCCGACGTGCGCAAGCGCGAGGACTGGGACAGCATGGAGCGGATCGAGGACGTGATGGACATGGAGGCATTCGTGCACCTGCGCACGCACATCTGGAAGTTGCTGCGCGCGCAGGAAACCGAACCGCTGGATGCCGCCCTGGCCGCGGCTCACTGA
- a CDS encoding SDR family NAD(P)-dependent oxidoreductase: protein MQNDMFRLFDLDGRVALVSGGSSGIGKAIGLALARAGASVVLVARREQELACAAGEFEAQGLRARALSCDLADRDALRGFAARAAQPFGAPDILVNASGINVRKPFEDTADEDWDRSLAINLTAPFLLTRALAPAMRERGWGRIVNITSLQCVRAFPDSAPYGASKGGLMQLTRAIAEYWSRHGITCNAIAPGFFETPLTAPVMSDPARVQALAASTMIGRNGRLEDLYGAAVFLASEASAYITGQTLFIDGGFSAR from the coding sequence ATGCAGAACGACATGTTCCGCCTGTTCGACCTGGACGGCCGAGTTGCGCTGGTAAGCGGCGGCAGTTCCGGCATAGGCAAGGCCATCGGCCTGGCGCTGGCGCGGGCCGGCGCCAGCGTGGTGCTGGTGGCGCGGCGCGAGCAGGAGCTGGCTTGCGCCGCGGGTGAATTCGAAGCGCAAGGCCTGCGGGCGCGCGCCTTGTCCTGCGATCTGGCTGACCGCGATGCGTTGCGCGGCTTTGCCGCCCGCGCGGCCCAACCGTTCGGCGCGCCCGACATCCTGGTAAATGCCTCGGGCATCAACGTGCGCAAGCCCTTCGAGGACACGGCCGACGAGGACTGGGACCGCTCGCTGGCGATCAACCTGACCGCGCCGTTCCTGCTGACCCGCGCGCTGGCGCCGGCCATGCGCGAACGCGGCTGGGGCCGCATCGTCAATATCACCTCGCTGCAGTGCGTGCGCGCCTTTCCCGACAGCGCGCCCTATGGCGCGTCCAAGGGCGGCCTGATGCAGCTGACCCGCGCCATCGCCGAGTACTGGTCGCGCCACGGAATTACCTGCAACGCGATCGCGCCGGGCTTCTTCGAGACGCCGCTGACCGCGCCCGTGATGAGCGACCCGGCCCGGGTGCAGGCCCTGGCGGCCAGCACCATGATCGGTCGCAACGGCCGGCTGGAGGACCTGTACGGCGCGGCCGTGTTCCTGGCGAGCGAGGCGTCGGCCTACATCACCGGGCAGACCCTGTTCATAGACGGCGGCTTTTCGGCTCGCTGA
- a CDS encoding ABC transporter substrate-binding protein encodes MKHYKGLKALAALVIGCWLGGPGQAAAQAAPAGEELFTIRIGQQPQRWALEWYIASEKGWWKEVGLKPEISTFASGAVEIAAGASGSWDVGGAGNIPSLLGASKYGLQTIGIADGEAAIITLMATKDRADEYLKNPALLKGKTIPVTSNSTGQWGATECLSQKFGLKPDDYRFVNLSPPDINAAVMSGKYDISSVWAPNTYILEEAIGAKVICTGAELKMPIHSYLFTTPDFAKKHPDKVARFLAVYLRAVAWQRAHPEEAQAYLKAFFGSVGVKFPDKYLAQELRDRPAFDLAEQTKLFAPGPGGSSEIVGWWNSVGEFMVSVGVVKKIPDPKTMVTGKYLQMIQDDPKLRAFVADVAR; translated from the coding sequence ATGAAACACTACAAAGGCCTCAAGGCCTTGGCAGCGCTCGTGATCGGGTGCTGGCTGGGGGGACCCGGACAGGCGGCGGCCCAGGCCGCGCCGGCGGGCGAGGAACTGTTCACCATCCGCATCGGTCAGCAGCCGCAGCGGTGGGCGCTGGAGTGGTACATCGCCAGCGAGAAGGGGTGGTGGAAGGAGGTGGGCCTGAAGCCTGAGATCTCGACCTTCGCTTCCGGCGCGGTCGAAATCGCGGCGGGCGCGTCCGGATCATGGGACGTGGGCGGGGCGGGCAATATTCCGTCGCTGCTGGGCGCGTCGAAGTATGGCTTGCAGACCATAGGCATCGCCGACGGCGAGGCCGCCATCATTACGCTGATGGCCACCAAGGACCGGGCGGACGAGTATCTCAAGAACCCGGCGCTGCTCAAGGGCAAGACCATTCCCGTCACCAGCAACTCCACGGGCCAATGGGGCGCCACGGAATGCCTGTCGCAGAAGTTCGGCCTCAAGCCCGACGACTACCGTTTCGTGAACCTGTCGCCGCCCGACATCAATGCCGCGGTAATGAGCGGCAAGTACGACATTTCCTCGGTGTGGGCTCCCAATACCTACATCCTGGAAGAGGCCATAGGCGCAAAGGTGATCTGCACCGGCGCCGAGCTGAAGATGCCTATCCACAGCTACCTGTTCACGACGCCGGACTTCGCCAAGAAACATCCCGACAAGGTCGCCCGCTTCCTGGCGGTCTACCTGCGCGCGGTGGCCTGGCAGCGCGCGCATCCCGAGGAGGCCCAGGCGTATCTGAAGGCCTTCTTCGGCAGCGTGGGCGTGAAGTTCCCCGACAAGTACCTGGCGCAGGAATTGCGCGACCGTCCGGCTTTCGACCTGGCGGAGCAGACCAAGTTGTTTGCGCCGGGCCCGGGCGGCTCCTCGGAGATCGTGGGCTGGTGGAACAGCGTGGGGGAATTCATGGTGTCCGTGGGCGTGGTCAAGAAGATCCCCGATCCCAAGACCATGGTCACGGGCAAGTATCTGCAGATGATCCAGGACGATCCCAAGCTCAGGGCCTTCGTCGCCGATGTCGCCAGGTAA
- a CDS encoding ABC transporter substrate-binding protein, whose amino-acid sequence MSRIPRILGLCLAPLGALLLSPSVSAQTPTPIKVSYQIAYWALPIYIATEKNWWAEAGLKPEFVVYPAGAQQIAGAASKSWDVGGTGSPPAVLGAQRYGIVTLGVTNDESTANGVMARKENAAAVRSNAAKEVKGKQILLSPNSTGEYATMACLKKWGMQRSDVSVVTLAPAQLVSAYTGGNGMLAGTWAPNFYTLNEQIGAEVVCSGKDAGVMIPGALVARGEFAQQNPDAVAKFLAVYLRAVSFEKNNKAEAMGYLRKLFQANGIKLNDGYLGQELERPIFTLDEQLKLMSRSGGKSTLDNAYEALSGYLKSVGTLTEVPDPKAYITDDYMKRVDQTPALKTFANKTN is encoded by the coding sequence ATGTCGAGAATCCCCCGCATCCTGGGTCTGTGCCTGGCGCCGCTGGGCGCCTTGTTGTTGAGCCCGTCCGTGTCGGCCCAGACGCCGACTCCCATCAAGGTCAGCTACCAGATTGCCTATTGGGCGCTACCGATCTACATCGCCACGGAAAAGAACTGGTGGGCGGAAGCCGGCCTGAAGCCGGAGTTCGTGGTGTATCCGGCGGGGGCGCAGCAGATTGCCGGCGCCGCGTCCAAGTCCTGGGACGTGGGCGGAACGGGATCTCCGCCCGCGGTGCTGGGCGCGCAGCGCTATGGCATCGTGACGCTCGGCGTCACCAATGACGAATCGACCGCCAACGGCGTGATGGCGCGCAAGGAAAACGCCGCCGCCGTGCGCAGCAACGCGGCCAAGGAAGTGAAGGGCAAGCAGATCCTCCTCAGTCCGAACTCGACGGGCGAATACGCCACCATGGCCTGCCTGAAGAAATGGGGCATGCAGCGCAGCGACGTCAGCGTGGTGACGCTGGCCCCGGCGCAACTGGTGTCCGCCTACACCGGAGGTAACGGCATGCTGGCCGGCACCTGGGCGCCCAATTTCTACACGCTCAACGAACAGATAGGCGCGGAAGTCGTGTGCAGCGGCAAGGACGCGGGCGTGATGATTCCAGGCGCGCTGGTGGCGCGCGGCGAATTCGCCCAGCAGAATCCGGACGCGGTCGCCAAGTTCCTGGCGGTATACCTGCGGGCCGTCAGCTTCGAAAAGAACAACAAGGCGGAAGCCATGGGCTACCTGCGCAAGCTGTTCCAGGCCAACGGCATCAAGCTCAACGACGGCTACCTGGGGCAGGAGCTGGAACGGCCGATCTTCACGCTGGATGAACAGCTCAAGCTGATGTCGCGCAGCGGCGGCAAGTCCACACTGGATAACGCCTACGAGGCCCTGTCTGGCTACTTGAAGAGCGTGGGCACGCTCACCGAGGTGCCGGATCCCAAGGCCTACATCACGGACGACTACATGAAGCGAGTCGACCAGACGCCGGCGCTCAAGACCTTCGCCAACAAGACCAACTGA
- the hisD gene encoding histidinol dehydrogenase codes for MAVSKLKSASRQPQGNEAAAREVAAEMLANIKSGGEAAVRDYARRLDKWEGEILVGPAEMERRTASIPDGIKRDIEFAAGQVRKFAQAQMASVREFELELAPGLVAGQRLIPVNVAGCYVPTGRYAHIASAYMSIATAKAAGVPMVIACSTPYRGEGIHPQVLYAMQVAGVDAVMTLGGVQAIAAMAYGLFTGKPADIIVGPGNKFVAEAKRMLFGSVGIDVFAGPSEVCIIADATADPAIVASDLVGQAEHGHESPAWLIATDRKLAEAVLKRVPELIASLPPTARDAAGAAWRDYGEVVLCDTRDEAVEVSDRYASEHLEVHCEDLDWWFRHLTCYGSLFLGEETTVAFGDKASGTNHILPTKGAARYSGGLSVHKFIKTVTWQRMTRQASRDTAQVTARISRLEGMEAHARTADDRLAKYFPKESFELGEPVRE; via the coding sequence ATGGCAGTAAGCAAGCTCAAATCCGCGTCCAGGCAGCCCCAGGGCAATGAGGCCGCCGCGCGCGAGGTCGCAGCCGAGATGCTGGCGAACATCAAGTCGGGCGGCGAGGCCGCGGTGCGCGACTACGCCCGGCGGCTGGATAAATGGGAGGGGGAAATTCTGGTCGGCCCCGCAGAGATGGAGCGGCGCACCGCGTCCATTCCCGACGGCATCAAGCGCGACATCGAGTTCGCCGCCGGCCAGGTGCGCAAGTTCGCGCAGGCGCAGATGGCTTCGGTGCGCGAGTTCGAATTGGAGCTCGCGCCCGGCCTGGTCGCGGGCCAACGCCTGATACCGGTCAATGTGGCGGGCTGCTATGTGCCTACCGGGCGCTACGCCCACATCGCCTCGGCCTACATGAGCATCGCCACGGCCAAGGCGGCGGGCGTGCCCATGGTCATCGCCTGCTCCACGCCCTACCGCGGCGAGGGCATACATCCGCAGGTGCTGTACGCCATGCAGGTGGCGGGCGTGGACGCCGTGATGACGTTGGGGGGCGTGCAAGCGATCGCCGCCATGGCCTACGGCCTGTTCACCGGCAAGCCGGCCGACATCATCGTCGGACCGGGCAACAAGTTCGTGGCCGAGGCCAAGCGCATGCTGTTCGGCAGCGTGGGCATCGACGTATTCGCCGGGCCTTCGGAGGTCTGCATCATCGCCGACGCGACGGCGGACCCGGCGATTGTGGCCTCGGACCTGGTCGGGCAGGCCGAGCATGGGCACGAATCGCCGGCCTGGCTGATCGCCACCGACCGCAAGTTGGCCGAAGCCGTGCTCAAGCGGGTGCCCGAACTGATCGCGTCCCTGCCGCCTACCGCAAGGGACGCGGCCGGCGCCGCCTGGCGCGACTACGGCGAGGTGGTGCTGTGCGATACGCGCGATGAGGCGGTCGAGGTCTCCGACCGCTATGCCAGCGAACACCTGGAGGTCCATTGCGAGGACCTGGACTGGTGGTTCCGGCATCTGACCTGCTATGGCTCGCTGTTCCTGGGCGAGGAAACCACGGTGGCGTTCGGCGACAAGGCCAGCGGCACCAACCACATCCTGCCCACCAAGGGCGCGGCGCGCTATTCGGGCGGCCTTTCGGTGCACAAGTTCATCAAGACCGTCACCTGGCAGCGCATGACGCGCCAGGCCAGCCGCGACACCGCCCAGGTGACGGCGCGGATCTCGCGCCTGGAAGGCATGGAGGCGCACGCGCGCACAGCGGACGACCGCCTGGCCAAGTACTTTCCCAAAGAGTCCTTCGAACTTGGCGAACCGGTGCGGGAGTGA